One genomic window of Carassius gibelio isolate Cgi1373 ecotype wild population from Czech Republic chromosome A10, carGib1.2-hapl.c, whole genome shotgun sequence includes the following:
- the LOC128020929 gene encoding E3 ubiquitin-protein ligase TTC3-like isoform X2, with protein MQRVNPIIHLFSGNSGARAHADGGTDRLKDTKSEMSPRKTKKGSSGVPEKPAVRSKHTPVLDRPSPPEEDESSAGRRKRFCAAVQEAHTALSDQRCRNAQQSFSVALRILESSGTSELGLTELDKSVLMYGYAVALLEIGQPEELDEAQRLFNKLESSERKFQLLVHYGMGRVYLKENRFTKALECFTNAQLMIQRHITPGKLTWPTTKTTVEETQPACLKEHLKNFIEECKFPPKADAVCRYQHCLSHTVKIYFSDPDFKGFIQLICCQSCRVQFHLSCWKKLKTLSFSDKSDKDFLKDLCFTPDCGGQVCHIVIYGLTGLIKCEFKTSIPKIKPVGRLRIKQQCTSIKKLRSKNERKLRRKQHQLATHSARQERKSVTAADDPKDPTAERETPTDCIYMDRVLHQIHDNRGLFKEESVNISCILDHLRPWLDLFESKGHESVLNSRREPGALWELVDLLLESRNRVWARVFIQTLSLTLHIKPRLQLWAQQLDNAGLKAAQSFISRHSSLLEEMDLKPLLSFTPLQETLIQTFGSVPQLFDRDGLTVMEYLRQAPAKDMRLFIWTLESNRERYHSCSFILDQYFEDDAVCLVIKKTDDDEHMSSVFKSKNRHRKKKQKELKSVFVLSGMRGGHSRDEEDEEEELFSEEDSLMFLNSMDPFSVPEHLRGQLEEFEEQYSGSSHRSHYQRILDNNPDPTKESLYDYFAQILEEHGPLCASDPLMMGELENFPPEAQQKISDAGGLECFLLESLRFVLMEELIGLMKHAVSLTDPAPSHLNPSAEEFWPLTDPSHISVLPYDHKDEFTSSDAFLLLPDPYALDCPFSDLQEHTPASEQTRDKHTAVCVRDLAEHTDVSINTEPYVCFERNSGDMLQTEKQRLQLLKEMEQMKEDHEAVQQRRAQEISALQEETQNITLSMQIASTELSMFQQKLEEVVRRDQQEKKENQETLKTLKMEIRDLADLHESHTRDISVKKKEYQAELERFLDVGNQCASERSSLEEEIKRFRDACVKAQRRSTMAQLCVLQSRCEHALRLLRMSISEGKMVVKHLTESSLSYRSAALLSAVDDWKRHVCDAEDKLSRTQMQFEAQMDQVKSGARLSSLPDISVPSVPTAPALPVILSHPVPQPSGSHFYGPYGSLPAARTPTPTGRSTPQHADRLPEEPMSNRPSAPRHLSVYDRILERLHMMFPHYTRKLLNNFIQEVRVSSGGALNTLTYDDVINRVAQLILDHQENTRERMNLTGGDAPGHMTPPSDASVRATGTPPPHTHVWKTVSEKHRNTALALNMEDPCIICHEDMSPEEVCVLECRHSFHRECIKSWLKEQSTCPTCREHALLPEDFPMLPGRQRRSQTPAAAFN; from the exons ATGCAACGCGTTAATCCCATAATTCACTTGTTTTCAGGGAATTCAGGAGCTCGAGCACACGCTGACGGAGGAACTGACCGACTCAAAGACACAAAGAG TGAAATGAGTCCACGAAAGACTAAGAAAGGCTCGTCCGGTGTCCCAGAGAAACCAGCGGTCCggagcaaacacacacctgtccTGGACAGACCGAGCCctccagag GAGGACGAGAGCTCGGCGGGGAGGAGGAAGCGCTTCTGTGCTGCTGTCCAGGAGGCTCACACGGCTCTGAGTGACCAGCGCTGCAGGAACGCTCAGCAGTCCTTCTCCGTGGCGCTCCGGATCCTGGAGTCCAGCGGGACCTCG GAGCTGGGGTTGACGGAGCTGGATAAATCTGTTCTCATGTATGGATATGCAGTGGCCCTGCTGGAGATCGGACAGCCTGAG GAACTGGATGAAGCTCAGCGGTTGTTCAACAAATTAGAGTCGTCAGAGAGGAAGTTTCAGTTGCTGGTGCATTATGGGATGGGTAGAGTTTACCTGAAGGAGAACAG aTTTACTAAAGCTCTGGAGTGCTTCACTAACGCACAGCTGATGATCCAGAGACACATCACACCTGGAAAACTCACCTGGCCAACCACCAAAACTACAGTAGAGGAAACACAGCCGGCCtgtctgaag gaacatctgaagaacttcataGAGGAGTGTAAGTTTCCTCCTAAAGCAGACGCGGTCTGCCGGTATCAGCACTGCCTCTCTCATACGGTGAAGATCTACTTCAGCGATCCAGACTTTAAG GGCTTCATCCAGCTGATCTGCTGTCAGAGCTGCAGAGTCCAGTTTCATTTGAGCTGCTGGAAGAAGCTCAAAACACTTTCATTCTCTGATAAGAGTGAcaag GATTTTCTAAAAGATTTGTGTTTTACGCCAGACTGTGGAGGTCAGGTCTGTCACATTGTAATATATGGCTTGACGGGGCTGATAAAGTGTGAG TTTAAAACATCTATTCCTAAAATCAAACCTGTTGGACGATTGAGAATCAAGCAGCAATGTACAAG TATTAAGAAGTTGAGGTCTAAAAATGAACGAAAGCTTCGGCGGAAACAACATCAGTTGGCGACACATTCTGCCCGTCAAGAGAGAAAGAGCGTAACGGCTGCAGACGACCCTAAAGACCCCACGGCAGAGAGAG AGACACCCACAGACTGTATTTATATGGACCGTGTTTTACATCAAATTCATGATAacagaggactatttaaagaagAGTCGGTGAATATTTCTTGTATTTTGGATCATCTGCGGCCGTGGCTGGATTTATTTGAGAGTAAAGGACATGAGAGTGTGTTAAACAGCCGTAGAGAGCCTGGAGCTCTGTGGGAGCTGGTGGATCTTCTGCTGGAGTCCAGAAACCGTGTCTGGGCTCGAGTCTTTATCCAAACGCTCAGCTTGACGCTTCATATCAAACCCAGACTGCAGCTTTGGGCTCAGCAGCTGGATAACGCTG GTCTGAAAGCTGCGCAGTCGTTCATCAGTCGTCACAGCTCTCTTCTGGAGGAGATGGACCTGAAGCCTCTTCTCAGCTTCACACCGCTGCAGGAGACGCTCATCCAGACGTTCGGCAGCGTTCCACAGTTATTCGACCGTGATGGTTTAACTGTAATGGAGTATTTAAGACAGGCTCCGGCTAAAGACATGCGTCTGTTTATTTGGACTCTAGAGTCGAATCGAGAGCGCTATCACTCCTGTTCTTTCATTCTTGATCAATATTTTGAAGACG ATGCTGTTTGTTTAGTCATTAAAAAGACGGATGATGATGAGCACATG agctcAGTATTTAAGAGTAAAAACAGGCATCGTAAGAAGAAGCAGAAGGAGTTGAAG tctgtGTTTGTGCTGTCTGGGATGAGAGGTGGACATTCCagggatgaggaggatgaggaagaggagctcTTCTCTGAGGAAGACTCTCT GATGTTCCTGAATAGCATGGATCCGTTCAGCGTTCCCGAACACCTGCGAGGACAGCTGGAGGAGTTTGAGGAGCAGTATTCGGGATCATCACACCGGAGCCATTACCAGAGGATCCTGGACAATAACCCTGACCCCACTAAAGAGAGTTTATACGA ttatTTTGCTCAGATCCTGGAGGAGCACGGTCCTCTGTGTGCGTCTGACCCGCTGATGATGGGCGAGCTGGAGAACTTTCCTCCGGAGGCGCAGCAGAAGATCTCCGACGCTGGAGGACTCGAGTGCTTCCTGCTGGAGTCTCTGCGCTTCGTCCTGATGGAGGAGCTGATCGGGCTGATGAAGCACGCCGTGTCTCTGACAgaccccgctccgtcacacctcAACCCCTCGGCTGAAGAGTTCTGGCCCCTCACAGACCCCTCACACATCAGCGTACTTCCTTATGATCATAAAGATGAGTTCACATCTTCGGATGCATTCCTGCTCCTCCCCGACCCGTACGCCCTCGACTGTCCCTTCTCAGATCTGCAGGAACACACACCAGCGTCTGAGCAGACACGGGACAAACACACGGCTGTGTGTGTGCGG GATCTGGCCGAGCATACAGACGTCTCCATTAACACCGAGCCATACGTGTGCTTCGAGAGGAACAGC GGCGACATGCTCCAGACGGAGAAGCAGAGGCTGCAGCTGTTGAAGGAGATGGAGCAGATGAAGGAGGATCATGAAGCTGTGCAGCAGAGGAGAGCCCAGGAGATCTCAGCGCTTCAGGAGGAAACACAGAACATCACTCTGAGCATGCAG ATCGCCAGCACCGAGCTCAGCATGTTCCAGCAGAAACTAGAGGAGGTGGTGAGGAGAGACCAGCAGGAGAAGAAGGAGAACCAGGAGACGCTCAAGACACTGAAGATGGAGATCAGAGACCTGGCAGATTTACACGAGAG TCACACCAGAGACATCAGCGTGAAGAAGAAAGAGTATCAGGCAGAACTGGAGCGATTCCTAGATGTCGG TAACCAGTGTGCATCTGAGCGGTCGAGTCTAGAAGAAGAGATCAAGCGCTTCAGAGACGCGTGTGTGAAGGCCCAGAGGAGATCCACCATGGCTCAG ctgTGTGTCCTGCAGAGCAGGTGTGAACACGCGCTGCGGTTGCTCAGGATGAGCATCTCTGAAGGGAAGATGGTGGTCAAACACCTGACGGAGTCCTCGCTCAG TTACCGCTCCGCTGCACTGCTGTCAGCCGTAGACGATTGGAAGAGACACGTGTGTGATGCCGAAGACAAGCTCAGCAGGACTCAG ATGCAGTTTGAGGCTCAGATGGATCAGGTGAAGAGCGGCGCCAGACTGAGTTCACTGCCTGACATCAGTGTTCCCAGCGTCCCCACAGCACCTGCTCTACCG GTCATACTTTCTCATCCAGTTCCTCAGCCATCCGGCTCTCACTTCTACGGGCCGTACGGGTCACTTCCTGCCGCCCGCACCCCCACACCCACAGGACGCAGCACACCGCAGCATGCTGACCGACTTCCTGAAGAGCCTATGAGCAATCGGCCTTCAGCGCCGCGGCACCTCTCTGTGTACGACAGGATCCTGGAGCGGCTCCACATGATGTTCCCTCATTACACCAG gaaacTGCTGAATAATTTCATCCAGGAGGTGCGTGTGTCCAGTGGAGGTGCTCTTAACACGCTGACctatgatgatgtcatcaacCGAGTGGCTCAGCTCATCCTGGACCATCAGGAGAACACACGT GAGCGCATGAACCTCACGGGTGGAGATGCTCCGGGTCACATGACTCCTCCGTCTGATGCCTCTGTCAGAGCCACCGGGACGCCACcgccacacacacacgtgtggaAGACCGTGTCGGAGAAACATCGCAACACTGCGCTGGCG ctgAACATGGAGGATCCGTGCATCATCTGTCACGAGGACATGAGTCCAGAGGAAGTGTGTGTGCTGGAGTGCCGCCACAGCTTCCACAGAGAG tgtataAAGTCGTGGCTGAAGGAACAGAGCACGTGTCCCACCTGTCGAGAACACGCTCTGTTACCGGAGGACTTCCCCATGCTGCCCGGGAGACAGCGCAGGAGCCAGACGCCCGCCGCCGCCTTCAACTGA
- the LOC128020929 gene encoding E3 ubiquitin-protein ligase TTC3-like isoform X1, producing MQRVNPIIHLFSGNSGARAHADGGTDRLKDTKSEMSPRKTKKGSSGVPEKPAVRSKHTPVLDRPSPPEEDESSAGRRKRFCAAVQEAHTALSDQRCRNAQQSFSVALRILESSGTSELGLTELDKSVLMYGYAVALLEIGQPEELDEAQRLFNKLESSERKFQLLVHYGMGRVYLKENRFTKALECFTNAQLMIQRHITPGKLTWPTTKTTVEETQPACLKEHLKNFIEECKFPPKADAVCRYQHCLSHTVKIYFSDPDFKGFIQLICCQSCRVQFHLSCWKKLKTLSFSDKSDKDFLKDLCFTPDCGGQVCHIVIYGLTGLIKCEFKTSIPKIKPVGRLRIKQQCTSIKKLRSKNERKLRRKQHQLATHSARQERKSVTAADDPKDPTAERETPTDCIYMDRVLHQIHDNRGLFKEESVNISCILDHLRPWLDLFESKGHESVLNSRREPGALWELVDLLLESRNRVWARVFIQTLSLTLHIKPRLQLWAQQLDNAGLKAAQSFISRHSSLLEEMDLKPLLSFTPLQETLIQTFGSVPQLFDRDGLTVMEYLRQAPAKDMRLFIWTLESNRERYHSCSFILDQYFEDDAVCLVIKKTDDDEHMSSVFKSKNRHRKKKQKELKSVFVLSGMRGGHSRDEEDEEEELFSEEDSLMFLNSMDPFSVPEHLRGQLEEFEEQYSGSSHRSHYQRILDNNPDPTKESLYDYFAQILEEHGPLCASDPLMMGELENFPPEAQQKISDAGGLECFLLESLRFVLMEELIGLMKHAVSLTDPAPSHLNPSAEEFWPLTDPSHISVLPYDHKDEFTSSDAFLLLPDPYALDCPFSDLQEHTPASEQTRDKHTAVCVRDLAEHTDVSINTEPYVCFERNSGDMLQTEKQRLQLLKEMEQMKEDHEAVQQRRAQEISALQEETQNITLSMQVENHPWRRSEVLVCVCVCVCDCACVQIASTELSMFQQKLEEVVRRDQQEKKENQETLKTLKMEIRDLADLHESHTRDISVKKKEYQAELERFLDVGNQCASERSSLEEEIKRFRDACVKAQRRSTMAQLCVLQSRCEHALRLLRMSISEGKMVVKHLTESSLSYRSAALLSAVDDWKRHVCDAEDKLSRTQMQFEAQMDQVKSGARLSSLPDISVPSVPTAPALPVILSHPVPQPSGSHFYGPYGSLPAARTPTPTGRSTPQHADRLPEEPMSNRPSAPRHLSVYDRILERLHMMFPHYTRKLLNNFIQEVRVSSGGALNTLTYDDVINRVAQLILDHQENTRERMNLTGGDAPGHMTPPSDASVRATGTPPPHTHVWKTVSEKHRNTALALNMEDPCIICHEDMSPEEVCVLECRHSFHRECIKSWLKEQSTCPTCREHALLPEDFPMLPGRQRRSQTPAAAFN from the exons ATGCAACGCGTTAATCCCATAATTCACTTGTTTTCAGGGAATTCAGGAGCTCGAGCACACGCTGACGGAGGAACTGACCGACTCAAAGACACAAAGAG TGAAATGAGTCCACGAAAGACTAAGAAAGGCTCGTCCGGTGTCCCAGAGAAACCAGCGGTCCggagcaaacacacacctgtccTGGACAGACCGAGCCctccagag GAGGACGAGAGCTCGGCGGGGAGGAGGAAGCGCTTCTGTGCTGCTGTCCAGGAGGCTCACACGGCTCTGAGTGACCAGCGCTGCAGGAACGCTCAGCAGTCCTTCTCCGTGGCGCTCCGGATCCTGGAGTCCAGCGGGACCTCG GAGCTGGGGTTGACGGAGCTGGATAAATCTGTTCTCATGTATGGATATGCAGTGGCCCTGCTGGAGATCGGACAGCCTGAG GAACTGGATGAAGCTCAGCGGTTGTTCAACAAATTAGAGTCGTCAGAGAGGAAGTTTCAGTTGCTGGTGCATTATGGGATGGGTAGAGTTTACCTGAAGGAGAACAG aTTTACTAAAGCTCTGGAGTGCTTCACTAACGCACAGCTGATGATCCAGAGACACATCACACCTGGAAAACTCACCTGGCCAACCACCAAAACTACAGTAGAGGAAACACAGCCGGCCtgtctgaag gaacatctgaagaacttcataGAGGAGTGTAAGTTTCCTCCTAAAGCAGACGCGGTCTGCCGGTATCAGCACTGCCTCTCTCATACGGTGAAGATCTACTTCAGCGATCCAGACTTTAAG GGCTTCATCCAGCTGATCTGCTGTCAGAGCTGCAGAGTCCAGTTTCATTTGAGCTGCTGGAAGAAGCTCAAAACACTTTCATTCTCTGATAAGAGTGAcaag GATTTTCTAAAAGATTTGTGTTTTACGCCAGACTGTGGAGGTCAGGTCTGTCACATTGTAATATATGGCTTGACGGGGCTGATAAAGTGTGAG TTTAAAACATCTATTCCTAAAATCAAACCTGTTGGACGATTGAGAATCAAGCAGCAATGTACAAG TATTAAGAAGTTGAGGTCTAAAAATGAACGAAAGCTTCGGCGGAAACAACATCAGTTGGCGACACATTCTGCCCGTCAAGAGAGAAAGAGCGTAACGGCTGCAGACGACCCTAAAGACCCCACGGCAGAGAGAG AGACACCCACAGACTGTATTTATATGGACCGTGTTTTACATCAAATTCATGATAacagaggactatttaaagaagAGTCGGTGAATATTTCTTGTATTTTGGATCATCTGCGGCCGTGGCTGGATTTATTTGAGAGTAAAGGACATGAGAGTGTGTTAAACAGCCGTAGAGAGCCTGGAGCTCTGTGGGAGCTGGTGGATCTTCTGCTGGAGTCCAGAAACCGTGTCTGGGCTCGAGTCTTTATCCAAACGCTCAGCTTGACGCTTCATATCAAACCCAGACTGCAGCTTTGGGCTCAGCAGCTGGATAACGCTG GTCTGAAAGCTGCGCAGTCGTTCATCAGTCGTCACAGCTCTCTTCTGGAGGAGATGGACCTGAAGCCTCTTCTCAGCTTCACACCGCTGCAGGAGACGCTCATCCAGACGTTCGGCAGCGTTCCACAGTTATTCGACCGTGATGGTTTAACTGTAATGGAGTATTTAAGACAGGCTCCGGCTAAAGACATGCGTCTGTTTATTTGGACTCTAGAGTCGAATCGAGAGCGCTATCACTCCTGTTCTTTCATTCTTGATCAATATTTTGAAGACG ATGCTGTTTGTTTAGTCATTAAAAAGACGGATGATGATGAGCACATG agctcAGTATTTAAGAGTAAAAACAGGCATCGTAAGAAGAAGCAGAAGGAGTTGAAG tctgtGTTTGTGCTGTCTGGGATGAGAGGTGGACATTCCagggatgaggaggatgaggaagaggagctcTTCTCTGAGGAAGACTCTCT GATGTTCCTGAATAGCATGGATCCGTTCAGCGTTCCCGAACACCTGCGAGGACAGCTGGAGGAGTTTGAGGAGCAGTATTCGGGATCATCACACCGGAGCCATTACCAGAGGATCCTGGACAATAACCCTGACCCCACTAAAGAGAGTTTATACGA ttatTTTGCTCAGATCCTGGAGGAGCACGGTCCTCTGTGTGCGTCTGACCCGCTGATGATGGGCGAGCTGGAGAACTTTCCTCCGGAGGCGCAGCAGAAGATCTCCGACGCTGGAGGACTCGAGTGCTTCCTGCTGGAGTCTCTGCGCTTCGTCCTGATGGAGGAGCTGATCGGGCTGATGAAGCACGCCGTGTCTCTGACAgaccccgctccgtcacacctcAACCCCTCGGCTGAAGAGTTCTGGCCCCTCACAGACCCCTCACACATCAGCGTACTTCCTTATGATCATAAAGATGAGTTCACATCTTCGGATGCATTCCTGCTCCTCCCCGACCCGTACGCCCTCGACTGTCCCTTCTCAGATCTGCAGGAACACACACCAGCGTCTGAGCAGACACGGGACAAACACACGGCTGTGTGTGTGCGG GATCTGGCCGAGCATACAGACGTCTCCATTAACACCGAGCCATACGTGTGCTTCGAGAGGAACAGC GGCGACATGCTCCAGACGGAGAAGCAGAGGCTGCAGCTGTTGAAGGAGATGGAGCAGATGAAGGAGGATCATGAAGCTGTGCAGCAGAGGAGAGCCCAGGAGATCTCAGCGCTTCAGGAGGAAACACAGAACATCACTCTGAGCATGCAGGTAGAGAATCATCCGTGGAGACGTTCTGaagtgctcgtgtgtgtgtgtgtgtgtgtgtgtgactgtgcttGTGTTCAGATCGCCAGCACCGAGCTCAGCATGTTCCAGCAGAAACTAGAGGAGGTGGTGAGGAGAGACCAGCAGGAGAAGAAGGAGAACCAGGAGACGCTCAAGACACTGAAGATGGAGATCAGAGACCTGGCAGATTTACACGAGAG TCACACCAGAGACATCAGCGTGAAGAAGAAAGAGTATCAGGCAGAACTGGAGCGATTCCTAGATGTCGG TAACCAGTGTGCATCTGAGCGGTCGAGTCTAGAAGAAGAGATCAAGCGCTTCAGAGACGCGTGTGTGAAGGCCCAGAGGAGATCCACCATGGCTCAG ctgTGTGTCCTGCAGAGCAGGTGTGAACACGCGCTGCGGTTGCTCAGGATGAGCATCTCTGAAGGGAAGATGGTGGTCAAACACCTGACGGAGTCCTCGCTCAG TTACCGCTCCGCTGCACTGCTGTCAGCCGTAGACGATTGGAAGAGACACGTGTGTGATGCCGAAGACAAGCTCAGCAGGACTCAG ATGCAGTTTGAGGCTCAGATGGATCAGGTGAAGAGCGGCGCCAGACTGAGTTCACTGCCTGACATCAGTGTTCCCAGCGTCCCCACAGCACCTGCTCTACCG GTCATACTTTCTCATCCAGTTCCTCAGCCATCCGGCTCTCACTTCTACGGGCCGTACGGGTCACTTCCTGCCGCCCGCACCCCCACACCCACAGGACGCAGCACACCGCAGCATGCTGACCGACTTCCTGAAGAGCCTATGAGCAATCGGCCTTCAGCGCCGCGGCACCTCTCTGTGTACGACAGGATCCTGGAGCGGCTCCACATGATGTTCCCTCATTACACCAG gaaacTGCTGAATAATTTCATCCAGGAGGTGCGTGTGTCCAGTGGAGGTGCTCTTAACACGCTGACctatgatgatgtcatcaacCGAGTGGCTCAGCTCATCCTGGACCATCAGGAGAACACACGT GAGCGCATGAACCTCACGGGTGGAGATGCTCCGGGTCACATGACTCCTCCGTCTGATGCCTCTGTCAGAGCCACCGGGACGCCACcgccacacacacacgtgtggaAGACCGTGTCGGAGAAACATCGCAACACTGCGCTGGCG ctgAACATGGAGGATCCGTGCATCATCTGTCACGAGGACATGAGTCCAGAGGAAGTGTGTGTGCTGGAGTGCCGCCACAGCTTCCACAGAGAG tgtataAAGTCGTGGCTGAAGGAACAGAGCACGTGTCCCACCTGTCGAGAACACGCTCTGTTACCGGAGGACTTCCCCATGCTGCCCGGGAGACAGCGCAGGAGCCAGACGCCCGCCGCCGCCTTCAACTGA